Proteins co-encoded in one Candidatus Goldiibacteriota bacterium HGW-Goldbacteria-1 genomic window:
- a CDS encoding transcription termination factor Rho, whose translation MNVNELKTMKVSELQKIAKDMKIDNLSGLKKQDLIMKLMETESQKDGLVFGEGVLEILPDGFGFLRSPNYNYLPGPDDIYVSPSQIRKFDLRTGDMIAGQIRPPKEGEKYFALLKVGTINSEDPEKIKDKIFFDNLTPLYPEHKINLETKDRENISMRVMDLFTPLGKGQRALIVAPPRTGKTVLLQKIANSITENHPEIYLIVLLIDERPEEVTDMERTVKGEVVSSTFDEPPTRHIQVAEMVIEKAKRLVESKRDVVILLDSITRLARAYNSVAPSSGKVLSGGIDSNALQKPKRFFGAARAIEEGGSLTIIATALIETGSKMDDVIFEEFKGTGNCEIDLSRELAEKRLYPAIDISKSGTRKEELLLSREEINKLWILRKALLSKMKPAEIMEFLVDKISKTKNNKAFIDAMKTD comes from the coding sequence ATGAATGTAAATGAACTAAAAACAATGAAAGTATCCGAACTTCAGAAGATCGCAAAAGACATGAAGATTGACAACCTAAGCGGCCTTAAGAAACAGGATCTTATCATGAAGCTTATGGAGACCGAATCCCAGAAAGACGGGCTTGTTTTCGGGGAAGGCGTACTTGAAATTCTTCCCGACGGCTTTGGTTTTCTGCGCTCGCCAAACTATAACTATCTTCCGGGGCCGGATGACATTTACGTGTCGCCTTCGCAGATTCGCAAGTTTGACTTAAGGACAGGCGATATGATAGCCGGGCAGATACGCCCACCAAAAGAAGGGGAAAAATACTTCGCGCTTTTAAAAGTGGGCACTATTAACAGCGAAGACCCGGAAAAAATTAAAGACAAAATTTTCTTTGATAACTTAACCCCGCTTTATCCGGAACATAAGATAAACCTTGAAACAAAAGACAGGGAAAACATTTCCATGAGGGTTATGGACCTTTTCACGCCTCTTGGCAAAGGCCAGAGGGCGCTTATAGTAGCCCCCCCAAGGACGGGTAAAACAGTCCTTCTTCAGAAAATAGCGAACAGCATCACCGAAAATCATCCGGAAATTTATTTAATAGTCCTTTTAATTGACGAGCGCCCTGAAGAAGTAACAGACATGGAACGCACGGTAAAAGGCGAAGTTGTCTCTTCCACCTTTGACGAACCGCCTACAAGGCATATTCAGGTGGCTGAAATGGTCATTGAAAAAGCCAAAAGGCTTGTAGAAAGCAAAAGGGATGTTGTTATCCTGCTTGACAGTATCACAAGGCTTGCGCGCGCTTACAACTCTGTCGCGCCTTCCAGCGGAAAAGTCCTTTCCGGCGGTATTGACAGTAATGCATTACAAAAACCCAAACGCTTCTTTGGAGCAGCCAGGGCAATTGAAGAAGGCGGTTCATTGACTATCATAGCCACCGCCCTTATTGAAACAGGCAGCAAAATGGACGATGTTATATTTGAAGAATTTAAGGGCACAGGCAACTGTGAAATAGACCTTTCCCGCGAACTTGCGGAAAAACGCCTTTACCCGGCAATTGACATCAGCAAGTCCGGCACAAGAAAAGAAGAGCTTCTGCTTTCAAGGGAAGAAATTAACAAACTGTGGATTCTTAGAAAAGCCCTTTTAAGCAAAATGAAGCCCGCGGAAATTATGGAATTCTTAGTTGACAAAATATCCAAAACAAAGAATAATAAGGCATTTATTGATGCCATGAAAACAGATTAA
- a CDS encoding thymidylate synthase (FAD), with amino-acid sequence MFVKLLSHTADGEKIAAIAGKLCYSSGGYDKITGTLTDETIASFINKINDLGHYSVLEHMSFSFIIEGVSRALTHQLVRHRIASYSQQSQRYVNESGFDYITPHTIEDKPELKKQFDSMMDSINTFYKSMTDAGIPKEDARYALPNAAETKIVVTMNARELLHFFEKRCCNRAQWEIHEMSDLMLAEAKIAAPLIFKNAGPGCVGGPCPEGKMTCGKITEVRKKYNSDNKG; translated from the coding sequence GTGTTTGTAAAACTTCTGTCACATACAGCTGACGGCGAAAAAATAGCCGCCATTGCGGGTAAACTTTGTTATTCCAGCGGCGGCTATGATAAAATAACCGGAACACTTACCGATGAGACTATTGCTTCATTTATCAACAAAATAAATGACCTTGGCCATTATTCTGTCCTTGAACACATGTCTTTTAGTTTTATTATAGAAGGCGTGTCGCGTGCTTTGACACACCAGCTGGTGCGCCACAGAATCGCGTCTTATTCGCAGCAGAGCCAGCGATATGTAAACGAATCCGGTTTTGATTACATCACCCCACATACCATAGAAGACAAACCCGAACTTAAAAAACAGTTTGATTCCATGATGGATTCCATTAATACATTTTACAAGTCCATGACAGATGCCGGCATTCCTAAAGAAGATGCCAGGTATGCGCTTCCAAACGCGGCGGAAACTAAAATAGTGGTTACTATGAACGCGCGGGAACTGCTGCACTTCTTTGAAAAAAGGTGCTGCAACAGGGCACAGTGGGAAATTCACGAAATGTCCGACCTGATGCTTGCAGAGGCAAAGATAGCTGCGCCTTTAATATTTAAAAACGCGGGGCCCGGCTGCGTAGGCGGTCCGTGCCCGGAAGGCAAGATGACCTGCGGTAAAATAACAGAGGTCAGAAAAAAATACAATTCTGACAACAAGGGATAA
- a CDS encoding peptide chain release factor 1 — MFEKAAKIKREYEKLTAELSDPQIISNNELFQKKARQHSEYSEIVEIYDAYTTLDHAIKDADHMMRTEQEKELVDMAKAEIEDLTPKLEKKREELRIILTPSDPNDKKNAIVEIRAGTGGDEAGIFAGDLYRMYVKYAENHGFSIETVTSSPTELGGFKEIIFFVNGKGAYGKLRYESGAHRVQRVPDTETSGRVHTSAATVYVLPEQEEKEFNLNMAEIRIDVCRASGAGGQHVNRTESAVRAHHIPTGIEVYCQDGRSQIKNKEKALSILSARVKAKTEGDEKAITDSERRSQIGSGDRSEKIRTYNYPQNRVTDHRIGLTSYNLEGVMQGDIDQFIEKLSEENTKKLMEKSI; from the coding sequence GTGTTTGAAAAAGCGGCAAAAATAAAACGCGAATATGAAAAATTAACAGCGGAACTTTCCGACCCGCAGATAATTTCCAACAACGAACTTTTCCAGAAAAAAGCAAGGCAGCATTCGGAATATTCGGAAATAGTGGAGATATATGACGCCTATACAACGCTTGACCACGCCATAAAAGACGCCGACCACATGATGCGCACAGAGCAGGAAAAAGAACTTGTAGATATGGCAAAAGCGGAAATTGAAGATTTAACACCCAAACTGGAAAAGAAGCGCGAAGAATTAAGAATAATACTTACCCCAAGCGACCCTAACGATAAAAAGAACGCAATAGTGGAAATCCGCGCCGGTACAGGCGGCGATGAAGCCGGAATTTTTGCGGGCGACTTGTACCGCATGTATGTTAAGTACGCGGAAAACCACGGATTTTCAATTGAAACCGTTACAAGCAGCCCCACGGAACTTGGAGGTTTTAAGGAAATAATATTTTTTGTAAACGGGAAAGGTGCTTATGGCAAACTGCGCTATGAAAGCGGCGCGCACAGGGTACAGCGCGTTCCCGATACAGAGACCAGCGGCAGGGTTCACACTTCCGCGGCAACAGTATATGTACTGCCGGAACAGGAAGAAAAAGAATTTAATTTAAACATGGCTGAAATACGCATAGACGTATGCCGCGCGTCCGGCGCAGGCGGACAGCATGTCAACAGGACTGAATCCGCGGTAAGGGCGCACCACATACCCACAGGTATTGAGGTTTACTGCCAGGACGGAAGGTCACAGATAAAAAATAAAGAAAAGGCGCTTTCAATTCTGTCCGCAAGGGTTAAAGCCAAGACCGAAGGCGATGAAAAGGCGATTACCGACAGCGAAAGGCGTTCGCAGATTGGTTCCGGCGACCGCAGCGAAAAAATAAGGACATACAATTATCCGCAGAACAGGGTAACCGACCACAGGATTGGCCTTACATCATACAACCTTGAAGGCGTAATGCAGGGCGACATTGACCAGTTTATAGAAAAACTTAGCGAAGAGAACACCAAAAAGTTAATGGAAAAAAGCATCTGA
- the prmC gene encoding peptide chain release factor N(5)-glutamine methyltransferase, producing MKIYEALNKAADYISDGRGLDKQVSKFEAAELLMFLTGIDKPSLYARFQDSLPGMSAKKLFKLAHKRAAGMPLQYLTGTAFFYGNEFACRKGVLIPRQDTEAVIEAVKSLPLKPKTQAAELGPGSGIISVTLCLECPKIAHITAIDISKKAISLTNLNAKKYGVKGRITAKSGNFFTLTRKSPLKFDIIISNPPYITKTAMSKLQKEVLHEPAAALTDKKDGLSFYKRLASAGVNILNPGGYMVLEIGDNMEEDIKKVFHNKNWTYLSTFNDFKGMKRAVIFQLITHKNN from the coding sequence ATGAAAATATACGAAGCTCTTAACAAAGCCGCGGATTATATTTCAGACGGCAGGGGGCTTGATAAACAGGTTTCAAAATTTGAAGCCGCGGAACTTTTGATGTTTCTTACCGGTATTGACAAGCCCTCTTTATATGCCCGCTTTCAGGACAGTCTTCCCGGCATGTCCGCAAAAAAGCTGTTTAAGCTTGCCCATAAAAGGGCGGCAGGAATGCCGCTGCAATATCTGACAGGTACGGCTTTTTTTTACGGCAATGAATTTGCCTGCAGAAAAGGCGTGCTGATTCCACGGCAGGATACCGAAGCGGTAATAGAGGCGGTAAAATCACTTCCGCTTAAACCCAAAACACAGGCGGCAGAGCTTGGCCCCGGCAGCGGAATAATAAGCGTGACCCTGTGCCTGGAATGCCCCAAAATAGCCCATATAACAGCCATAGACATATCAAAAAAAGCAATATCGCTTACTAACCTTAACGCAAAGAAGTACGGCGTAAAAGGGCGTATAACAGCTAAATCGGGCAATTTTTTTACCTTAACCCGCAAATCACCCTTGAAATTTGACATTATCATATCCAACCCCCCGTATATAACAAAAACGGCCATGTCCAAACTGCAAAAAGAGGTATTACACGAACCCGCAGCCGCCCTTACCGACAAAAAAGACGGGCTTTCATTTTATAAAAGGCTTGCCTCTGCCGGAGTGAACATTTTAAACCCCGGCGGTTATATGGTTTTGGAAATTGGGGATAACATGGAAGAGGACATTAAAAAAGTTTTCCACAACAAGAACTGGACATACCTATCCACATTTAACGACTTCAAAGGGATGAAAAGAGCAGTCATATTTCAACTAATCACACATAAAAATAATTAA
- a CDS encoding 50S ribosomal protein L31, whose product MKQGIHPDYKKAMVVCACGNSFETNSTAGDLKVEVCSNCHPFYTGVQKFLDTDGRVEKFKKRAAKSTKKEETKA is encoded by the coding sequence ATGAAACAGGGAATACACCCGGATTACAAAAAAGCAATGGTAGTTTGCGCCTGTGGCAATTCATTTGAAACAAACAGCACAGCGGGAGACTTAAAAGTGGAAGTATGTTCAAACTGCCACCCATTCTATACAGGCGTTCAGAAGTTCCTTGACACTGACGGCAGGGTGGAAAAGTTTAAGAAAAGGGCTGCAAAAAGCACCAAGAAAGAGGAAACAAAGGCATAG
- a CDS encoding DUF1385 domain-containing protein — translation MKVKKTKTPASCSSKKMNVGGQAVIEGVLMRSPNYYAVSVRHKNGTIKSMSAPVNSITKKYPFLKWPVLRGFISLIESMTLGFKALDYSAQIYEEGYENKKKKKLSKAETEKKEKKEKLEMTVTYIISFAFALFLFIYLPVQGTKLLEKALPGLAENRVWFNLIVVTFKLAIFFLYIWAISFMEDVKRLFMYHGAEHKAIYTFEDGKKLTQKNMLPYTTLHPRCGTAFIFLTMLVSIIIFVLLLPPEFKIWQRILLEIPLLIPIAGLSYELLKFSDKFQNNFFIKILIAPGLAFQKITTKEPDAKMLEVAANSINEVLKLEKKHRPAAVKL, via the coding sequence ATGAAGGTTAAAAAAACAAAAACACCCGCTTCCTGCAGTTCCAAAAAAATGAATGTGGGCGGACAGGCCGTTATTGAAGGCGTGCTTATGCGTTCGCCAAACTATTACGCGGTATCCGTGCGCCACAAAAACGGTACAATTAAATCAATGTCAGCGCCGGTTAATTCAATCACAAAAAAGTACCCGTTTTTAAAATGGCCTGTTTTAAGGGGATTTATTTCCCTTATAGAATCCATGACACTTGGGTTTAAAGCGCTTGATTATTCGGCACAGATATACGAAGAGGGGTACGAGAATAAAAAGAAAAAGAAATTATCCAAAGCAGAAACAGAAAAAAAAGAGAAAAAAGAAAAATTGGAAATGACAGTCACTTATATTATATCCTTTGCCTTTGCGCTTTTCCTTTTTATTTACCTTCCGGTGCAGGGAACCAAACTGCTGGAAAAAGCGCTTCCCGGGCTTGCGGAAAACAGGGTCTGGTTTAACCTTATAGTTGTTACCTTTAAACTTGCGATATTTTTCCTGTATATCTGGGCAATTTCCTTTATGGAAGACGTTAAACGCCTTTTTATGTACCACGGCGCGGAACACAAAGCCATTTATACTTTTGAAGACGGCAAGAAACTTACTCAAAAAAACATGCTGCCATACACAACGCTTCACCCAAGATGCGGCACAGCTTTTATTTTTCTGACAATGCTTGTAAGCATAATAATTTTTGTGCTTTTACTTCCGCCGGAATTTAAGATCTGGCAGAGAATACTGCTGGAAATTCCGCTTTTAATCCCAATTGCGGGACTGTCATATGAACTGTTAAAATTCTCTGATAAATTTCAGAATAACTTTTTTATAAAAATCCTTATAGCGCCGGGGCTGGCTTTTCAGAAAATAACCACAAAAGAACCGGATGCTAAGATGCTTGAAGTTGCCGCAAATTCAATTAATGAAGTTTTAAAACTGGAAAAAAAGCATAGACCCGCAGCAGTAAAACTTTAG